TTGCCATCCCTGACCAGAAGATTTCTTTCTGGTAGCGAATCCCTATGCCCAAATCGAACAGAATCAGCCTGAGCCCATTTATTCCATGAATTAGAACTACTGCTAAAAGGCCTAAATCAAATATCAGAAATAAGTTAGAACTCATGAGCGTCTCCAGGAGACTGTCGAATGAGGCTTGACCTGTGAGAATTGCTATGCTCATCAGGAAAACATGTATTAACAAATATGCTACCAGAGTTAATCCTGTTATACGATGCAATAACCATGCCCACATCCCAACCGCCATAGGCTTCCATATCTCTGGTTTATAAACATATTCAGTCTTTAATGAGATATCCAATCCTTGACGTGTAGAAGTGCTAATTTCCTTCAATTAATGTCACCTCCTAACCTTATCTATAACAAAGATAACTATGGGACAATACTCTTGACCACGATATCACCGATTATATCTGCAGCCTCGTCTCCCCGGTCTGCTGCATTGCTCAGATGACGGTAGATTTCTCTCATCTTTAACATATAAACTACATCGTTACCTTTAAAAAGGTCTGCGAGGGAACTGTGATATGCACTTTCCATCGTGTTCTCCAGCGCCTTCGCCTTAGTGGCCTTCTCCAGGGCAATGGCAGGATATTTCTGTAAGTGTTGTATAGCACTGTTTAACTCTCGACCAGCATCTCTCAGTATTCCTACCATTTCACGTATATGGTCATCAGGATTCACACCATAAATCTCCATCTCATTGACGGTAGTGTTGGCATAATCTACCAGATCATCTATAGCCCTCGAGAGTGCAAAGATATCCTCTCGATCTATAGGAGTAACAAAAGTCTGATTTAATTCCTCAATAAGGATACGCCTCAAAGTGTCTGCCTCCTGCTCTATTACCCTCACCCCCTCCCCATTCTCTGGGGTGTTGTCCTCCACATATTTTTTTAAAGCCTCCAGACCCGCTTGGGTCTTGTTAGATTGATCAAGAAGCATCTTAAAAAAATCTCTTTTTTTAGGAAATATCCCCATTGGCTATTACCTCCAACTTAAGTGCTTATAGCTAACTAAATAAGTCAGCAAGACGTCTTTTAAATTTTAATATGTTTTGAAATTACGAGATGTCATACCAGTTTGTCTACCAGAAACTTTATTGCCAGATAGATAACTATACCAAGCACTCCCGCAGCA
The window above is part of the Nitrospirota bacterium genome. Proteins encoded here:
- the sdhC gene encoding succinate dehydrogenase, cytochrome b556 subunit is translated as MKEISTSTRQGLDISLKTEYVYKPEIWKPMAVGMWAWLLHRITGLTLVAYLLIHVFLMSIAILTGQASFDSLLETLMSSNLFLIFDLGLLAVVLIHGINGLRLILFDLGIGIRYQKEIFWSGMAIAGILFIWSVFRLLPEIVK
- a CDS encoding DUF47 family protein, encoding MGIFPKKRDFFKMLLDQSNKTQAGLEALKKYVEDNTPENGEGVRVIEQEADTLRRILIEELNQTFVTPIDREDIFALSRAIDDLVDYANTTVNEMEIYGVNPDDHIREMVGILRDAGRELNSAIQHLQKYPAIALEKATKAKALENTMESAYHSSLADLFKGNDVVYMLKMREIYRHLSNAADRGDEAADIIGDIVVKSIVP